One window of the Rissa tridactyla isolate bRisTri1 chromosome 9, bRisTri1.patW.cur.20221130, whole genome shotgun sequence genome contains the following:
- the CRABP1 gene encoding cellular retinoic acid-binding protein 1 → MPNFAGTWKMRSSENFDELLKALGVNAMLRKVAVAAASKPHVEIRQDGDQFYIKTSTTVRTTEINFKIGESFEEETVDGRKCRSLATWENENKIYCKQTLIEGDGPKTYWTRELANDELILTFGADDVVCTRIYVRE, encoded by the exons ATGCCCAACTTCGCCGGCACTTGGAAGATGAGGAGCAGCGAGAATTTCGACGAGCTTCTCAAGGCGCTGG GTGTCAATGCCATGCTCAGGAAGGTGGCGGTGGCTGCCGCCTCCAAACCCCACGTGGAGATCCGCCAGGACGGGGACCAGTTCTACATCAAAACTTCCACCACTGTCCGCACCACTGAGATCAACTTCAAAATCGGGGAGAGCTTTGAGGAGGAGACGGTGGATGGACGAAAGTGCAGG AGTTTGGCCACTTGGGAGAATGAAAACAAGATCTATTGCAAACAAACTCTTATTGAGGGAGATGGCCCCAAAACATACTGGACTCGAGAATTAGCTAATGATGAGCTGATTTTG aCCTTTGGTGCCGATGATGTCGTGTGCACAAGAATTTATGTAAGAGAGTAA